The following is a genomic window from Chryseobacterium ginsenosidimutans.
TATTAGGAGATTAGCAAGTCTTAATAATGTAGAAATACTTAAAGTATTATTAGACAAACAAAATGAAAAGGACTGTTTTCCTTTTCAGAATAAGGATTATATCTATTATTGGATGTCTGCTAAATTATATTTGTGGATTGCAATAGACAGAATCTCAATTGAAAATCCTGAAATACTAATTCCTTTTAAAGATACTTTCTATAAAGAGCTAATATGTGAAGACTTACCTCACGTTTTAATCAAACATTATATCAAGAAATCTTGTTTAAATCTTTACAAATTCGATCAGTCTATATTTACGGATATTGAATTGCAAAGTATTGAAGGTATTAACAAAAGTAAATTAGGTTATGTAGAAGAAAAACAATACAGTAGGCAACAACGAAGATATTCAATTAAATCTGAACAAAAATGGAAGTTCCGCTTTGACTCTATCGATACTTTACCATATTGGTATAGCAGAATTGGAGATATTTTTAATTTATCGGAATATGATGTTGCCGACATTGCAGATCAATTTATTTCTGAAAAATGGGGTTTTGTGGGTAAGCCTAATGATGATGATTATCTTCGAAGTCAACTTTATGATAGAGATTGGTATTTAACAAGAAATGATCACGGGAGTAATCCGGAAATAGAAGATTTATCCACTTATTTTGAATACCATGCAATGTATTGTGCAGCAAATTTCTTTTTAGAGCACGAACCATTTTTGAAAACAGATTATTCTGATTATTGGGATAGCTGGGAAGGTTGGTTAAATTCGGAAGCAAACGCTTTCGACAACTTTTGGTTATCAGATATAAGAACTGCTATTCCATTAAAGTTAGATTACTGGAAAAATAATGTAGAAAGTTTTGACTTACTTTGGAGAGATTCAATTCCGGAAGAATATTTTGATGAAAATGTCGGTTTTTCAAAAGAAAATAAGAACGAATTTCTAAATGTGTATGGAGCTATCAAAAAATATACAGGAGAAAATCAAGAAACAATAACTTTTACTTCGTGTTTAGTTTCAAATAGAGGTTCAGAAGCTCTATTGCGGGCCTTGCATACAACTAAGGATAGCTATGATTATTACCTTCCTCTTGAAAAAGATAGTGATAATGACGACTCTGAGATAGATGAAGTAGATTTTACATTTAAGGGATGGTTGAGGGAAAGTCGAAGTGAATATGATGGCCTTGATACTAATGATTCATTGTTTTCTGATAGCTCTAAAGGATATTTTGTGTTAGGGGATATTGTAAATTCTTATTTTAATATAAAATACGATAACACTTATACAAAGGGATACTTTGAAGATAATGAAGTAAGTATATATGAAAATTGGAATGAAATAACGGATGACAATTATAGAAAATATAATACGGATACAGAGACTTCTGGTTGTTTTTTTAAAGTCAAAAGTGAATTTATTTTGAATTTCCTAAAACTTGAACAGAAATCTTTAATAATTCGGTGTATAGTCGATAGACAACTAGAGGAAAGAAACTACAGAGAAAGAAATAGTGATAATACAAATCAAGTTAAACTTTATTTAATTAAATCAGATGGCACAGTTAAAACACTCAGAGGAAGAGATTATAAAATTGGGTGAAAAATTAGTAAGAGAACTTGACTTGGAATATTCCACAAATACATTAGCAAGATGGATGTCTCATTATCTTGCTGAGTTAATGGGAAATATTGATAACATTAAATCTGAAGAAGAAAAAACGATATTGCAACAGGAATGTTGTGATATTATACTAAAAGTTTGGTCCCAAAAAGAGAATCTACCAATTACAAAACCTTTAGATAATTTAAAACCTATTATAGAAATATTAGAGGTTTTAAAAGAACAAAAAGAAGTAAGCATATTACCACGTTGGCTTGAATACAATTCATTACCTCGTAATAACGAATGGGCCTCACTAGTTGATTTAGTTAAAAATAATTCTGAGCAAATCTTCAGCAAAGTTGTTCAAATGAATTTACACAAGGATATTTTAAGTAAAGATAAAGAATGGCTAAAGGAAAATAAAAGTTTTCTAAGTAGAGATGAGATAAACTTTCTTGAGCTTATTGACGTTATGAATAATAATGACTTTAGTAAAGGAGTAATTGATTTAAATGATTTTGAGATGTCAGATGATAATTCAAAGAGAATAAAATTTATGTTTGATGAATTAGAAAATTTAATAGATGAACAAAAAAAGGAACTCTTGAAGATAAAGAAGAACTACCTTAAAAATAAATAATTACTTTTTGTATTTTAAGGTGATTACTTCTTTCTTATATATTTTAAGAATATTTTTTTATTTGATAATCTGAGATATATGATTGATTGAAACGAAAAATCCTAAATTTATTTGCAAAAACTAAAAAAAGGCATATATTTGCAGCAGTAAAAACGACGATCTCTAGACTGTTTAAAAAAGTGACCTATTCGGTGACCTCTTAAACAAGAGAACAATATAAAGCTTATGGATAGGGCTTTTTTGAAAAAATAACAAGTCCCGTCCGGATCGCATAACTTAAACCTCTTAAAACATTTGTTTTATGAGGTTTTTTATTTTAATTATATCAAAATGGTATTACTTAATAAGTTAAATCTAAAAGTCTGCAAATATTATGGAGAAATTCAGCAATATTTAAACTCAACAGGCTGCAAACAAACTTATCAATTTCTTTTCTTAGAAATACCTTCTGCTACAAGCTGGTAAGATTTAGTAACGAGATCTTTAATTAATTCCCAAGAGACACTGCCGTTTAAGTCAACACTTATCCAGTGTTTTGGGCTCAGATTAAACGGCTTGTCTATGCCTTCGTATTCCCTTAGCTCATCGATGCGCTTGGGATCGCATTTTAAGGTACAACGATCAAATTCATGAAGGTCAAACAGACAGAACATCTTCTTTCCAACGTAGAATACTAGAATTGCGCGTGAATTCTTAAAGAATCCCTCGAATGGCATTCCTTCCTGGACATCAGGGAAGGACAAACAAAAATTTCTGAATTCTTCTACATTCATAAGCAATTATTAAACCCCAATGTAAGCATAAAAGCTATTAATCAAATGGATTATTATTAGCTTTTACCATGGTAACTCCTCGCCTGACTGAGAAAAAGTACCCGACGGTCCATTTTCATCCAGCAAGGCTAATGCCACGCCTGTTTTCGCACCGTCTTCTGATGTAAGCGGCGCCTGATCTGATCCAATGGATGTTTTAACCCAACCCGGATTTGCTGTATTTACTTTTATTTTTGTTTCGCGAAGGGCATGCGCCAGAAAAACCGTGAACTGATTCAGAGCTGTTTTTGACGCACTGTAAGCGTAGGGTTTCAAGGCGTACAGCCAGTGAGATTCATCCAGATGGATACCAAAAGAACCGGAAATACTGCTGATATTTACAATACGGCCGGTCTCGCTTTTCCTGATTACCGGCAGTAATGCCTGGGTCAGTTCGACAGTTCCAAAATAATTAATATCAAAAGTATCCCTAAGTATCTGCATCGGAACAGTTTCTGTGTTATTTCCGAACCATGCGCTGTCTAAAAATACGGCTGCATTATTAATGAGAATGTCCAACACGCCATACTCGTTTTCAATGTAATTTTTAACGCTCTCTATGTCTGCCGGATTACTGATATCGAGCTTAATGTACGTTACGTCCAATGCCAGATCACGTAAAATAGCTTCCGCCTTTTTACCTTCATTCTCGTTTCTTGCTCCTAATAAAACCTTGATATTCTGTTCTGCAAGCTGTTTCGCTGTTTCAAAACCGATGCCTTTATTCGCACCGGTTACTAATGCTATCTTTGTCATGTTTGTAAATTTTTTAATTACAAGGCAAAGGTAGAGCGCAATCAATGGCTGTTGTTGCGCGGATAAAACGGATGCTTACTAAAATCAAACTTGTGCGTAACAGCTCTTAAAAAGGAGAAGTCAGTCTTTATGTAGATTTCGGTAATCAGTAGGAGAAGTCTTTGTGTGCTTTTTGAAAAATAAATTAAAATGTGAGGGTTCCACAAAACCGAGTGCAGAGGAGATTTCGGCAATGTTCCAATGGGTTAGTTTTAATAAAATCTTAGCCTCCTGAACAATCCGTGCTGCGATGATTTCACTTACAGTTCTTCCTTTTGCCAATTTTACCTGTCTGTTCAAGTAGTTGGGGTGAAGAGATAAGCCGTCTGCAAAATCTTTTGGTGTTTTAAACTTAATCTCATTTTGAGGAGACTCTATAGGAAACTGTGATTCCAGTAACCGGATGAACGAACAGGCAATTACTTCGGTCGTATTATTTGTCTTTACAAAGGAGCTCGCCGGAGCGAGTTTTTGAGCATTAAAAATAATTTCAAGCAGATAAGTGCGTTGAAGATTCTCCTTAAAGTCACTGTTGGATTGCCTCTCATCAAACATTTTAGTGTAAATATCCGTAAAATGTTTCGTTTGCTCATCCGTGAGCGAATAGATATTCTGCCTGCCAGGTTTATAAATCGGAAATTCCAGTAACCGATAACCGCTGTTTGCTTTTGTGATAAATTCCTCTCTAAAAAGACAGCTGATTCCGTTGAATCCCAAGCCGGCGGCATGTATACCGAAAGGAACTTTAGTGGTAGTAAAAAGTAAGGAGTTGCCTGAGATATCGATATTGCGATCTTCAAATTCAAGTTGATATTCCCCTTGTAATAAGGTAGCCGTATAAAATGTTTTCCGGTTATAATCAAATGAAAAGACCGAATCATCTGCTACACTCAGATCAAGTACATGAAAAGTAGCTGCATCATTTTGAATGGTATCTGATATTGCAGAGGATTTTTTCTGGGACATTGAAGAGGTAGTATCAGATATTTTCATATACTAATGTAGGAAAAAATTAATAGAAATTGATTGATCGTTTAAGAGTAATAAGCATAAAAAATAAAAAATTCTTGTACCATTATTGATTACCGGTTATAGTAAATCAATTGATAGTATATATTGAGAAAGCTGTTATCGAAAGCTATAATTGTAAAAATAAGCTTTCTGTTTTCAGTAATCTGTATTGATTGGGTGAGTATTTCGTAGCAGATTTAAAGTATTTCCCGAAATGAGAGTTGTCGTCAAAGCCTAATTCGTAAGATATTTCCGTGACTGATAGGGTTGAATGCAGCAGTAATCTCTCAGCCTCAAGTATAACTCTGTTTTTAATTACCTGACTTGCGGACATATCCAGCTTTTCTTTAACTAATACATTGAGGTAGTTAGCGGTGAGATTTAATTTTTCTGCATATTTTGAAGTGGTTTTTAGGTTTTTATAATGTTGATCTACCAAAGTACTGAAATTTTCAACGATTTCTTTTTTATGATCAACAGATTTGTCAATGCAATCTTTTTTATTCGAATTTCGAATATATCTTAATACAAAAACTTTGAGCAGCAGGCAGATAATTTCCTTTCGCAGCAGCTTGTTTTTAAGATATTCTTTTTGAAGTTCATCAAAGGTTTGAGAGAAGTCTTTGAGATTTTGGTCTGATAATAAAATATAGGGTGCAACATCATGAAGAGCCGTATCACTTTTAATCACTTTATTGCCTGTATACACGTAATTGTAAAAAGATTGTGTAAACATCAGGACATTTCCTTCGCTACATTTAAAATTCTTTAAGTGATACACCTGGTTATAATTAATGAAAAAAAACTTAAGTGGCTTTACGTCAAATTCCTGGTTGTCTATCACTATAGAACCTTCTGCATCTTTGAAAAGTAAAATGGTATAGAATTCATTTTTAAAACGAGAATCAGAATCAAACTGTAATTTTTCGGCAAATTCACAGAACGACATTATAATCAATTCATCTTGCATACAAGAATGATTATTAAGTTTACTTAAGGTGAAAGATTGAATTTTATGATTCACGAGCTTAAATTTTCTACTCAAATACAACATAAAAAATACCACAATACAGAATTGTGGTATTTTTTTATATAAATAAACTGCTTTTTTAATTATGATGTTCTAAAATTTTAAGTTGATGTGCATTTATTTTACTGTCGACTATTTTATCAACATATTCAGAATTCATTGCACGCAAAACAGCCATGTAGTTCATGCTGAAATCAACAGGATCTCCTACCTTATAGTCATCATTGTTATCCCCAAGATCCAGGATCATCATATCAGAACTGGCTCCTATAATTTCAATTCCTGAAGAAATGGGTTCTATATGTTTCGGATCAATATCCAAACGCCAACATCAACAATTGCCCGTACAGATGTTTTGCCTTTGTCTTTTTCATCATACGAAGGTGTTTCACCGGTAAGATTGGTTCCTG
Proteins encoded in this region:
- a CDS encoding MmcQ/YjbR family DNA-binding protein — its product is MNVEEFRNFCLSFPDVQEGMPFEGFFKNSRAILVFYVGKKMFCLFDLHEFDRCTLKCDPKRIDELREYEGIDKPFNLSPKHWISVDLNGSVSWELIKDLVTKSYQLVAEGISKKRN
- a CDS encoding SDR family oxidoreductase; its protein translation is MTKIALVTGANKGIGFETAKQLAEQNIKVLLGARNENEGKKAEAILRDLALDVTYIKLDISNPADIESVKNYIENEYGVLDILINNAAVFLDSAWFGNNTETVPMQILRDTFDINYFGTVELTQALLPVIRKSETGRIVNISSISGSFGIHLDESHWLYALKPYAYSASKTALNQFTVFLAHALRETKIKVNTANPGWVKTSIGSDQAPLTSEDGAKTGVALALLDENGPSGTFSQSGEELPW
- a CDS encoding helix-turn-helix transcriptional regulator, with product MSQKKSSAISDTIQNDAATFHVLDLSVADDSVFSFDYNRKTFYTATLLQGEYQLEFEDRNIDISGNSLLFTTTKVPFGIHAAGLGFNGISCLFREEFITKANSGYRLLEFPIYKPGRQNIYSLTDEQTKHFTDIYTKMFDERQSNSDFKENLQRTYLLEIIFNAQKLAPASSFVKTNNTTEVIACSFIRLLESQFPIESPQNEIKFKTPKDFADGLSLHPNYLNRQVKLAKGRTVSEIIAARIVQEAKILLKLTHWNIAEISSALGFVEPSHFNLFFKKHTKTSPTDYRNLHKD
- a CDS encoding helix-turn-helix domain-containing protein produces the protein MSFCEFAEKLQFDSDSRFKNEFYTILLFKDAEGSIVIDNQEFDVKPLKFFFINYNQVYHLKNFKCSEGNVLMFTQSFYNYVYTGNKVIKSDTALHDVAPYILLSDQNLKDFSQTFDELQKEYLKNKLLRKEIICLLLKVFVLRYIRNSNKKDCIDKSVDHKKEIVENFSTLVDQHYKNLKTTSKYAEKLNLTANYLNVLVKEKLDMSASQVIKNRVILEAERLLLHSTLSVTEISYELGFDDNSHFGKYFKSATKYSPNQYRLLKTESLFLQL